From a region of the Enterobacter sp. JBIWA008 genome:
- the traT gene encoding conjugal transfer complement resistance protein TraT: MSLKKVMGIGLLAAVMTLTGCGAMTTAVKKRNLEVKTQMSETIWLEPSSEKTVYIQVKNTSDKDMSNLQTLLANDLSAKGYKITSSPDSAYYWVQANVLKADKMDLRESQGYLKTGYEGAAVGAALGAGITAYNSNSSGAALGVGLAAGLIGMAADAMVEDVNYTMVTDLQISERSKAKVTTDNIAALRQGTSGVKLQTSSEQGDRAKYQTRVVSNANKVNLKFEEAKPVLEAQLAKSVANIL; this comes from the coding sequence ATGTCTTTGAAGAAAGTGATGGGGATTGGCTTATTAGCGGCAGTGATGACGCTGACCGGGTGCGGTGCGATGACGACGGCGGTGAAAAAACGCAACCTGGAAGTAAAAACGCAGATGAGTGAAACCATCTGGCTTGAGCCATCCAGTGAAAAAACGGTCTACATCCAGGTTAAAAACACCTCTGATAAAGACATGAGCAACCTGCAGACGCTGCTGGCAAACGATCTGAGTGCCAAGGGATACAAGATCACCAGCTCACCTGACAGCGCGTACTATTGGGTGCAGGCTAACGTTCTGAAAGCAGATAAAATGGACCTGCGTGAATCTCAGGGTTACCTGAAAACGGGCTATGAAGGTGCCGCTGTTGGTGCTGCGTTGGGTGCCGGTATTACGGCCTACAACAGCAACTCCTCCGGTGCAGCGCTGGGCGTGGGGTTGGCTGCGGGACTGATCGGCATGGCGGCAGATGCGATGGTGGAAGACGTGAACTACACCATGGTGACCGACCTGCAGATCTCCGAGCGCAGCAAGGCGAAGGTGACCACGGACAACATCGCGGCGCTGCGTCAGGGAACGTCTGGCGTGAAGCTGCAAACGAGCTCCGAGCAGGGCGACCGTGCGAAGTATCAAACCCGCGTGGTGTCGAACGCTAACAAAGTAAACCTGAAGTTTGAAGAAGCCAAACCGGTTCTGGAAGCTCAGCTGGCGAAATCTGTCGCAAATATTCTGTAA
- a CDS encoding DUF2950 family protein, which translates to MKRKLLSGMVLFMLSASVMAQQSFSTPDRATDALANAISEQNESAMNNLLGENWRDFLPPEGVDPDAVDRFLRDWKVRHNTVVEGDTAHLVVGETDWQLPIPVIKTTSGWQFDIKEGAEEILTREIGRNELAAIEALHAYVDAQQSYFAMNQRYAQKIVSSKGKKDGLYWPASPGEAPSPLGPAFSPKEPGTGYHGYRFRILPDNHGFAMVAWPVSYGQTGVMSFVINQDDKVYQSDLGSDSEQKARALASYAPDKTWQPVEP; encoded by the coding sequence ATGAAACGTAAACTACTCAGTGGAATGGTGTTATTCATGCTTTCGGCCTCGGTGATGGCCCAGCAGTCCTTTAGCACACCCGATCGGGCTACCGATGCACTGGCAAATGCCATTAGTGAGCAGAATGAAAGTGCAATGAATAACCTGCTTGGAGAGAACTGGCGCGATTTCCTGCCCCCAGAAGGGGTCGATCCTGATGCCGTCGATCGCTTCCTGCGCGACTGGAAAGTCCGTCATAACACCGTTGTTGAAGGTGACACGGCGCATCTTGTTGTCGGCGAGACCGACTGGCAACTTCCTATCCCGGTCATCAAGACCACTTCAGGCTGGCAATTTGATATCAAAGAAGGCGCTGAGGAGATCCTGACTCGCGAAATTGGTCGTAACGAGCTCGCAGCAATAGAAGCCTTACATGCTTACGTGGATGCGCAGCAAAGCTATTTTGCGATGAACCAGAGATACGCGCAGAAGATTGTCAGCTCGAAAGGGAAAAAAGACGGTTTGTACTGGCCAGCCTCTCCGGGCGAAGCGCCCAGTCCACTCGGACCGGCATTTAGCCCGAAGGAGCCAGGTACCGGCTATCACGGCTATCGTTTTCGAATTCTGCCGGATAACCACGGTTTCGCGATGGTTGCCTGGCCGGTCAGCTATGGTCAGACGGGCGTAATGAGCTTTGTGATAAACCAGGACGACAAGGTGTACCAGTCCGATCTCGGCAGCGATTCAGAGCAGAAAGCCCGGGCGCTAGCCTCATACGCGCCTGATAAAACCTGGCAGCCCGTCGAACCCTGA
- a CDS encoding DUF3300 domain-containing protein, whose amino-acid sequence MKLPFKPHLLVLLCSAGLLAASGVMFVKGRATEPAAPAPVAQQPAAPAAAAAQPASVVAPTYTAAQIDQWVAPIALYPDALLSQILMASTYPANVIQAAQWSKDNPKMEGDAAIQAVASQPWDPSVKSLVAFPQLMSLMGENPPWVQNLGDAFLAQPKDVMDSVQRLRALAQKTGALQSTPQQTVTTVTKPAPAKASATEATTTTTSAPAPTVIKIESADPQVVYVPTYNPNTVYGTWPNTSYPPTYLPPTPGEQFGNSFVNGLGFSLGVATTYAIFSNIDWDDDDDWDHHHGDWDNHGGYNRNGDNNININVENFNKISGQRLKDANRTWQHNPAYREGVPYPTNQLNTRFHATNTATGLSSTQQKPGNRDSQRQAALSQMEKSTGKTFPQTARTGTKDVQRKASTEQLKQISQRNNYRGYDTKPQTAKRSTTQHRENRQTTAQRQEKRVSQPAQQRPFQQRNSQPRANALSGNDSRSANWQAQQQRGAQSRQIARQQQPRQAAGGRAERREIRHR is encoded by the coding sequence ATGAAGTTGCCCTTTAAGCCACATCTGCTCGTCCTTCTGTGCAGTGCCGGGCTGCTTGCCGCCTCAGGCGTCATGTTTGTCAAAGGCCGCGCCACGGAGCCCGCTGCACCGGCCCCTGTCGCACAACAACCGGCTGCACCGGCGGCGGCCGCAGCCCAGCCCGCCTCTGTTGTCGCACCAACCTACACTGCCGCGCAAATAGATCAGTGGGTTGCTCCCATTGCGCTCTACCCGGATGCCCTGCTGTCGCAAATTTTAATGGCGTCGACCTATCCGGCCAACGTTATCCAGGCGGCGCAGTGGTCCAAAGACAACCCTAAAATGGAAGGGGACGCCGCGATTCAGGCCGTTGCCAGCCAGCCCTGGGATCCCAGCGTAAAATCGCTGGTCGCGTTTCCTCAGCTTATGTCCCTGATGGGCGAAAACCCGCCGTGGGTACAAAATCTGGGTGATGCGTTTCTCGCGCAGCCGAAGGACGTGATGGACTCCGTGCAACGCCTGCGCGCGCTGGCACAGAAGACCGGCGCTTTACAATCCACGCCTCAGCAGACGGTCACTACAGTGACTAAACCTGCACCGGCTAAAGCCAGCGCCACCGAGGCAACGACAACAACCACGTCTGCGCCCGCCCCAACGGTGATCAAAATTGAATCTGCCGATCCGCAGGTCGTTTACGTCCCCACCTATAACCCTAATACGGTTTACGGGACCTGGCCCAACACCTCCTATCCACCCACCTATCTCCCGCCCACACCCGGAGAGCAGTTTGGCAACAGCTTCGTCAACGGTTTAGGCTTCAGTCTGGGTGTCGCCACAACCTATGCCATCTTCAGCAACATTGACTGGGATGATGACGATGACTGGGATCATCACCATGGCGACTGGGATAATCACGGCGGCTATAACCGCAACGGTGATAACAACATCAATATTAACGTTGAGAACTTCAATAAAATCAGCGGACAGCGTCTGAAGGATGCCAACCGCACCTGGCAGCACAACCCGGCTTATCGGGAAGGCGTGCCCTATCCGACCAACCAGCTCAACACTCGCTTCCACGCCACCAACACGGCGACAGGGCTCAGTTCAACGCAGCAAAAACCGGGTAACCGCGATAGCCAGCGTCAGGCCGCGCTGAGCCAGATGGAGAAATCAACGGGCAAAACCTTCCCCCAAACGGCGCGCACCGGAACGAAAGATGTCCAGCGCAAGGCCTCAACTGAGCAGCTGAAACAGATTTCTCAGCGAAATAACTACCGTGGCTACGACACCAAACCGCAAACGGCGAAGCGGAGCACCACGCAACACCGAGAAAATCGCCAGACCACCGCGCAGAGACAAGAGAAACGGGTTTCGCAGCCCGCGCAGCAACGCCCTTTCCAGCAGCGAAACAGCCAGCCCCGGGCCAATGCGCTGAGCGGTAACGACAGCCGCTCCGCGAACTGGCAGGCGCAGCAGCAGCGCGGGGCGCAAAGCCGACAGATCGCTCGTCAACAACAACCGCGCCAGGCAGCTGGCGGACGCGCTGAACGCCGTGAAATTCGACATCGCTAA
- the acnB gene encoding bifunctional aconitate hydratase 2/2-methylisocitrate dehydratase encodes MLEEYRKHVAERAAEGIVPKPLDATQMAALVELLKNPPKGEEEFLLDLLINRVPPGVDEAAYVKAGFLAAIAKGEATSPLVTPEKAIELLGTMQGGYNIHPLIDALDNDKLAPIAAKALSSTLLMFDNFYDVEEKAKAGNVYAKQVMQSWADAEWFLNRPALAEKITVTVFKVTGETNTDDLSPAPDAWSRPDIPLHALAMLKNAREGIEPDQPGSVGPIKQIEALQKKGFPLAYVGDVVGTGSSRKSATNSVLWFMGDDIPHVPNKRGGGLCLGGKIAPIFFNTMEDAGALPIEVDVSNLNMGDVIDVYPYKGEVRNHETNELLASFELKTDVLIDEVRAGGRIPLIIGRGLTTKAREALGLPHSDVFRQAKDVAESNRGYSLAQKMVGRACGVAGVRPGAYCEPKMTSVGSQDTTGPMTRDELKDLACLGFSSDLVMQSFCHTAAYPKPVDVTTHHTLPDFIMNRGGVSLRPGDGVIHSWLNRMLLPDTVGTGGDSHTRFPIGISFPAGSGLVAFAAATGVMPLDMPESVLVRFKGKMQPGITLRDLVHAIPLYAIKQGLLTVEKKGKKNIFSGRILEIEGLPDLKVEQAFELTDASAERSAAGCTIKLNKEPIIEYLNSNIVLLKWMIAEGYGDRRTLERRIQGMEKWLADPQLLEADADAEYAAVIDIDLADIKEPILCAPNDPDDARPLSEVQGEKIDEVFIGSCMTNIGHFRAAGKLLDTHKGQLPTRLWVAPPTRMDAAQLTEEGYYSVFGKSGARIEIPGCSLCMGNQARVADGATVVSTSTRNFPNRLGTGANVFLASAELAAVAALIGKLPTPEEYQTFVAQVDKTAVDTYRYLNFDQLSQYTEKADGVIFQTAV; translated from the coding sequence GTGCTAGAAGAATACCGTAAGCACGTAGCAGAACGTGCCGCCGAGGGAATTGTACCCAAACCTTTAGATGCAACCCAAATGGCCGCGCTCGTCGAGCTGCTGAAGAACCCGCCTAAGGGCGAAGAAGAATTCCTGTTAGATCTGTTGATCAACCGCGTACCGCCTGGCGTAGATGAAGCTGCCTACGTAAAAGCCGGATTCCTTGCTGCTATCGCCAAGGGCGAAGCCACCTCCCCACTGGTTACTCCTGAAAAAGCCATTGAACTGCTCGGCACCATGCAGGGTGGTTACAACATTCATCCGCTGATTGACGCGCTGGATAACGACAAGCTGGCACCGATTGCCGCTAAAGCGCTCTCTTCCACGCTGCTGATGTTCGATAACTTCTACGACGTAGAAGAAAAAGCCAAAGCAGGCAACGTCTATGCGAAGCAGGTGATGCAGTCCTGGGCTGATGCCGAATGGTTCCTGAATCGTCCAGCACTTGCTGAAAAAATCACCGTCACCGTCTTTAAAGTGACCGGTGAAACCAACACCGATGACCTCTCTCCTGCACCGGACGCGTGGTCTCGCCCGGATATCCCTCTGCACGCCCTGGCGATGCTGAAAAACGCCCGTGAAGGCATTGAGCCGGATCAGCCGGGCAGCGTCGGCCCGATCAAACAGATCGAAGCCCTGCAGAAAAAAGGCTTCCCGCTGGCCTACGTGGGTGACGTTGTGGGGACCGGTTCTTCCCGTAAGTCTGCAACCAACTCCGTGCTGTGGTTCATGGGTGACGACATTCCGCACGTGCCAAACAAGCGCGGCGGCGGCCTGTGCCTCGGCGGCAAAATTGCGCCAATCTTCTTCAACACCATGGAAGATGCGGGCGCGCTGCCGATCGAAGTGGATGTTTCTAACCTGAACATGGGCGACGTGATTGACGTCTATCCGTATAAAGGTGAAGTGCGCAACCACGAGACCAACGAGCTGCTGGCAAGCTTCGAGCTGAAAACTGACGTGTTGATCGACGAAGTGCGCGCCGGTGGCCGTATCCCGCTGATCATCGGCCGTGGCCTGACCACCAAAGCGCGTGAAGCGCTGGGTCTGCCGCACTCAGACGTGTTCCGTCAGGCGAAAGACGTTGCTGAAAGCAACCGCGGTTACTCTCTGGCACAGAAAATGGTGGGCCGCGCGTGCGGCGTCGCCGGCGTGCGTCCGGGCGCATACTGCGAACCGAAAATGACCTCCGTGGGCTCTCAGGACACCACTGGCCCAATGACCCGTGACGAACTGAAAGACCTGGCGTGCCTGGGCTTCTCTTCTGACCTGGTGATGCAGTCCTTCTGCCACACGGCGGCCTATCCGAAGCCGGTTGACGTGACCACGCACCACACGCTGCCAGACTTCATCATGAACCGCGGCGGCGTTTCCCTGCGTCCGGGTGACGGCGTAATTCACTCCTGGCTGAACCGCATGCTGCTGCCGGATACCGTGGGTACCGGCGGTGACTCCCATACCCGTTTCCCAATCGGTATCTCCTTCCCGGCGGGCTCCGGTCTGGTGGCGTTTGCTGCTGCGACCGGCGTGATGCCGCTGGATATGCCGGAATCGGTGCTGGTGCGCTTCAAAGGCAAAATGCAGCCGGGTATCACCCTGCGCGATCTGGTTCACGCGATCCCGCTGTATGCGATCAAACAGGGCCTGCTGACCGTTGAGAAGAAAGGGAAGAAAAACATCTTCTCTGGCCGTATCCTGGAAATTGAAGGTCTGCCGGATCTGAAAGTGGAGCAGGCGTTCGAGCTGACCGATGCCTCCGCCGAGCGTTCTGCGGCGGGCTGTACCATCAAGCTGAACAAAGAGCCGATTATTGAGTATCTGAACTCTAACATCGTGCTGCTGAAGTGGATGATTGCGGAAGGCTACGGCGACCGTCGTACGCTGGAGCGTCGTATCCAGGGTATGGAAAAATGGCTGGCCGATCCGCAGCTGCTGGAAGCCGATGCTGACGCAGAGTACGCGGCGGTGATCGACATCGATCTGGCGGATATCAAAGAGCCAATCCTGTGTGCACCGAACGATCCTGACGACGCGCGTCCGCTGTCTGAGGTTCAGGGCGAGAAGATCGACGAAGTGTTTATCGGATCCTGCATGACCAACATCGGTCACTTCCGTGCTGCCGGTAAACTGCTGGATACCCACAAAGGCCAGCTGCCAACCCGTCTGTGGGTGGCGCCGCCAACCCGTATGGACGCGGCTCAGCTGACCGAAGAGGGCTACTACAGCGTGTTTGGTAAGAGCGGCGCGCGTATCGAAATCCCGGGCTGTTCCCTGTGCATGGGCAACCAGGCGCGCGTAGCCGACGGTGCGACGGTGGTCTCCACCTCTACCCGTAACTTCCCGAACCGTTTAGGTACCGGTGCGAACGTCTTCCTGGCCTCTGCGGAGCTGGCGGCGGTTGCGGCGCTGATTGGCAAACTGCCAACGCCGGAAGAGTACCAGACCTTTGTGGCTCAGGTGGATAAGACCGCGGTGGATACCTATCGCTATCTGAACTTCGACCAGCTCTCTCAGTACACCGAGAAGGCCGACGGGGTTATCTTCCAGACGGCGGTATAA
- the yacL gene encoding protein YacL gives MDYEFLRDITGVVKVRMSMGHEAVGHWFNEEVKENLALLDEVEQAANTVKGSERSWQRAGHEYTLWMDGEEVMVRANQLEFSGDEMEEGMSYYDEESLSLCGVEDFLQVVNAYRDFMKQK, from the coding sequence ATGGATTACGAATTTCTGCGCGACATCACCGGAGTGGTGAAAGTGCGTATGTCGATGGGCCACGAAGCCGTTGGACACTGGTTTAACGAAGAGGTGAAAGAAAATCTCGCACTTCTTGATGAGGTTGAACAGGCGGCAAATACGGTGAAAGGCAGTGAACGATCCTGGCAGCGCGCCGGGCATGAATATACGCTGTGGATGGACGGTGAAGAGGTCATGGTGCGTGCCAACCAGCTCGAGTTTTCAGGTGACGAGATGGAGGAGGGGATGAGCTACTATGACGAAGAAAGTCTGTCGCTGTGCGGCGTGGAAGACTTCCTTCAGGTCGTGAACGCCTACCGTGACTTCATGAAACAGAAATAA
- the speD gene encoding adenosylmethionine decarboxylase, producing MKKLKLHGFNNLTKSLSFCIYDICYAKTAEERDGYIAYIDELYNANRLTEILSETCSIIGANILNIARQDYEPQGASVTILVSEEPVDPKLIDKTEHPGPLPEVVVAHLDKSHICVHTYPESHPEGGLCTFRADIEVSTCGVISPLNALNYLIHQLESDIVTIDYRVRGFTRDINGMKHFIDHEINSIQNFMSEDMKSLYDMMDVNVYQENIFHTKMLLKEFDLKHYMFHTKPEDLSEEERKAITDLLWKEMREIYYGRNIPAV from the coding sequence TTGAAAAAGCTTAAACTGCATGGCTTTAACAACCTGACGAAAAGCCTGAGTTTTTGTATTTACGATATCTGCTATGCCAAAACAGCGGAAGAACGCGATGGTTACATCGCCTATATCGACGAACTCTACAACGCCAACCGTCTGACCGAGATCCTGTCAGAAACCTGTTCCATTATCGGCGCAAACATCCTGAACATCGCCCGACAGGATTATGAACCTCAGGGCGCCAGCGTGACTATTCTGGTCAGCGAAGAGCCGGTCGACCCGAAGCTTATCGACAAAACTGAACATCCGGGCCCGCTGCCGGAAGTGGTCGTGGCCCACCTGGATAAAAGCCATATCTGCGTGCACACCTACCCGGAGAGTCATCCGGAAGGCGGGCTGTGCACGTTCCGCGCGGATATTGAAGTGTCGACCTGCGGCGTGATTTCCCCGCTGAACGCGCTGAACTATTTAATCCACCAGCTGGAATCGGACATCGTCACCATTGATTATCGCGTGCGTGGTTTTACCCGCGATATCAACGGCATGAAGCATTTCATCGACCACGAGATCAACTCCATCCAGAACTTTATGTCCGAAGACATGAAATCGCTGTACGACATGATGGACGTGAACGTTTATCAGGAAAACATCTTCCATACCAAGATGTTACTTAAGGAATTCGACCTTAAGCATTATATGTTCCACACGAAGCCGGAAGATTTGAGCGAAGAAGAGCGTAAGGCGATTACTGACCTGCTCTGGAAAGAGATGCGCGAGATTTACTACGGCCGCAATATTCCGGCCGTGTAA
- the speE gene encoding polyamine aminopropyltransferase, producing the protein MADHTLWHETLHDQFGQYFAVDNVLYHEKTDHQDLIIFENAAFGRVMALDGVVQTTERDEFIYHEMMTHVPLLAHGHAKHVLIIGGGDGAMLREVSRHRSIETITMVEIDAGVVSFCRQFLPNHNAGSYDDPRFSLVIDDGVNFVNQTSQTFDVIISDCTDPIGPGASLFTSSFYEGCKRCLNPGGIFVAQNGVCFLQQDEALDSHRKLSTYFDDVSFYQAAIPTYYGGIMTFAWATDNDVLRHLSTEIIQARFHQAGLQCRYYNPAIHTAAFALPQYLQDALSTKGVS; encoded by the coding sequence ATGGCCGACCACACGTTGTGGCATGAAACACTGCATGACCAGTTTGGTCAGTACTTTGCCGTTGATAACGTGCTCTATCATGAGAAAACCGATCACCAAGATCTGATCATCTTCGAGAATGCCGCCTTTGGCCGCGTCATGGCGCTGGACGGCGTCGTGCAAACCACCGAGCGAGATGAGTTTATCTATCATGAGATGATGACCCACGTTCCGCTCCTGGCGCACGGTCACGCGAAGCATGTCCTGATTATCGGCGGCGGCGACGGCGCAATGCTGCGTGAAGTATCCCGCCATCGTTCCATTGAAACCATCACCATGGTGGAAATCGATGCGGGCGTCGTCTCTTTCTGCCGCCAGTTCCTGCCCAACCACAATGCCGGTAGCTATGACGATCCGCGCTTTAGCCTGGTGATTGACGACGGCGTTAACTTTGTTAACCAGACCTCGCAGACCTTTGACGTTATTATCTCCGACTGCACCGACCCTATCGGTCCTGGCGCGTCGCTGTTCACCTCCTCCTTCTACGAAGGCTGCAAGCGCTGCCTGAACCCGGGTGGGATTTTTGTCGCACAAAATGGCGTCTGCTTCCTGCAGCAGGATGAAGCGCTCGACAGCCATCGCAAGCTGAGTACCTATTTCGATGACGTCAGCTTCTATCAGGCGGCCATTCCGACGTACTACGGCGGAATCATGACCTTTGCCTGGGCGACGGATAACGACGTATTACGCCACCTCTCCACCGAAATTATTCAGGCCCGCTTCCATCAGGCCGGTCTTCAGTGCCGATACTACAATCCGGCTATCCATACCGCAGCGTTTGCTCTGCCGCAGTACCTGCAAGACGCATTATCCACTAAGGGGGTGAGCTAA
- a CDS encoding YacC family pilotin-like protein — protein sequence MKTFFRTILFGSLMAMCANSYALSENEAEDMADLTAVFVFLKNDCGYQNLPNGQIRRALVFFAQQNQWDLSNYDSFDMKALGEDSYRDLSGIGIPTAKKCKALARDSLSLLAYVK from the coding sequence ATGAAGACGTTTTTCAGGACAATTTTGTTCGGTAGCCTGATGGCAATGTGTGCGAACAGCTATGCGCTAAGTGAAAATGAAGCGGAAGATATGGCCGATTTAACGGCGGTTTTTGTATTCCTGAAAAATGATTGTGGCTACCAGAATTTACCCAACGGGCAAATTCGCCGCGCGCTGGTCTTTTTTGCCCAGCAGAACCAGTGGGATCTCAGCAACTACGACAGCTTCGACATGAAGGCGCTCGGCGAAGACAGCTACCGTGACTTGAGCGGTATTGGTATTCCCACTGCCAAAAAATGCAAAGCGCTGGCTCGCGACTCACTCAGCCTGCTCGCCTACGTCAAATAA
- the cueO gene encoding multicopper oxidase CueO yields MQRRDFLKYSAVLGAASALPLWSRSVFAADRPALPIPDLLTADARSRIQLVVQAGKTTFGEHNATTWGYNGNLLGPALQLRKGKAVTVDIHNTLAEETTLHWHGLEVPGEVDGGPQGVIKAGGTRSVTFTPVQRAATCWFHPHQHGKTGHQVAMGLAGLVLIEDDESRLLRLPKQWGIDDVPVIVQDKKFNADGQIDYQLDVMSAAVGWFGDTLLTNGAIYPQHVAPKGWLRLRLLNGCNARSLNFAASDKRPLYVVASDGGLLPEPLKVSELPMLMGERFEVLVDISDGKPFDLVTLPVSQMGMAVAPFDKPHPVLRIQPLLVTASGTLPDTLTTLPALPPLEGLTQRKLQLSMNPMLDMMGMQALMAKYGDKAMAGMHHGQMMGHMNMDHGKMGGMGNMNHGDHGFDFHNANMINGKAFDMNTPMFAAAKGQYERWVISGEGDMMLHPFHIHGTQFRILSENGKAPEAHRAGWKDTVRVEGGVSEVLVKFDHDAPKEFAYMAHCHLLEHEDTGMMLGFTV; encoded by the coding sequence ATGCAACGTCGTGATTTTTTAAAATATTCCGCTGTGCTGGGGGCTGCCAGCGCATTACCACTCTGGAGCCGCTCGGTTTTCGCGGCCGACAGGCCTGCCTTACCCATTCCTGACTTACTGACCGCTGACGCCCGCAGCCGTATTCAGCTTGTGGTTCAGGCGGGTAAAACGACGTTCGGCGAGCACAACGCCACGACGTGGGGTTATAACGGTAATCTGCTCGGCCCGGCGCTTCAGCTACGTAAAGGGAAAGCGGTGACGGTGGATATCCACAACACGCTCGCCGAAGAGACGACGCTGCACTGGCACGGACTGGAGGTTCCGGGCGAGGTGGACGGCGGGCCGCAGGGCGTCATCAAAGCGGGCGGCACGCGTAGCGTCACCTTTACGCCCGTTCAGCGCGCGGCGACCTGCTGGTTCCATCCGCATCAGCATGGCAAAACGGGCCATCAGGTGGCGATGGGGCTGGCGGGGCTGGTACTGATTGAAGACGACGAAAGCCGCCTGCTGCGCCTCCCGAAACAGTGGGGCATCGACGACGTACCGGTGATTGTGCAGGACAAGAAATTCAACGCTGACGGGCAAATTGACTACCAGCTGGACGTGATGAGCGCGGCGGTAGGCTGGTTTGGCGACACGTTGCTGACCAACGGCGCCATTTACCCTCAGCATGTCGCGCCGAAAGGCTGGCTGCGCCTGCGCCTGCTCAACGGCTGTAACGCACGCTCGCTGAATTTTGCCGCCAGCGATAAACGCCCGCTGTATGTGGTGGCAAGCGACGGCGGCCTGCTGCCGGAGCCTTTGAAAGTGAGCGAGCTGCCGATGCTCATGGGCGAACGCTTTGAGGTGCTGGTGGATATCAGCGACGGCAAGCCGTTTGACCTCGTGACGCTGCCGGTGAGCCAGATGGGCATGGCGGTCGCGCCGTTTGATAAGCCGCATCCGGTGCTGCGTATTCAGCCGCTGCTGGTGACTGCATCCGGCACGCTGCCTGATACGTTAACCACTTTGCCAGCCCTCCCGCCGCTGGAGGGGCTTACGCAGCGCAAGCTGCAGCTCTCCATGAATCCGATGCTTGATATGATGGGCATGCAGGCGCTGATGGCGAAATATGGCGATAAGGCGATGGCGGGGATGCACCACGGCCAGATGATGGGCCACATGAATATGGACCACGGCAAAATGGGCGGCATGGGGAACATGAATCACGGCGACCATGGCTTTGATTTCCACAACGCCAACATGATCAACGGTAAAGCGTTCGACATGAATACGCCAATGTTTGCTGCGGCAAAGGGTCAGTATGAGCGCTGGGTGATTTCGGGCGAAGGGGACATGATGCTGCATCCGTTCCACATCCACGGCACCCAGTTCCGCATTCTGTCTGAAAACGGCAAAGCGCCGGAGGCGCACCGCGCGGGCTGGAAAGATACGGTGAGAGTGGAAGGCGGCGTGAGCGAGGTGCTGGTGAAGTTTGACCACGATGCGCCGAAAGAGTTTGCCTATATGGCGCACTGCCACCTGCTGGAGCATGAGGATACGGGGATGATGTTGGGGTTCACTGTTTAA